One segment of Carya illinoinensis cultivar Pawnee chromosome 1, C.illinoinensisPawnee_v1, whole genome shotgun sequence DNA contains the following:
- the LOC122288824 gene encoding putative ribosomal large subunit pseudouridine synthase SVR1, chloroplastic isoform X1, producing MMSKTPIFQKMATAMASFSTLHHLSFSLFSNPSLSLRPFRSFPRIINCSRSSPSPSSSSSSSSPSTSSIQFNISFAPPKPKPKPPVSDQLLDPDDLSSDQLIIPWIVRGEDGKLKLQMHPPARLLHAMANAETEKKKNKKKDKIPDKVSPEPKYSKAARRFFNENFKKPEQRLSKVLAATGVASRRNSEELIFEGKVTVNGSVCKAPQTRVDPARDVIYVNGNRLPKKQPPKVYFALNKPKGYICSSGDVESKSVLCLFDDYLKSWGKKYPGLPKPRLFTVGRLDVATTGLIIVTNDGDCAQRLSHPSSNLTKEYIAAIDGTVTKRHLFAISEGTVIEGIHCTPDSVELLPRQTDISRPRLRIVVHDGRKHEVRELVKSAGLEIHSLKRVRIGGFRLPPDLGLGKHIELKQSDLKLMGGIS from the exons ATGATGTCCAAAACCCCTATCTTTCAGAAAATGGCAACAGCAATGGCCTCATTCTCCACCCTACACCATCTCTCGTTCTCGCTCTTCTCCaacccctctctctccctcagaCCCTTCCGTTCATTTCCTCGCATCATAAACTGTTCACGCTCCTCGCCCTccccttcctcttcttcttcttcttcttccccttccacaTCTTCTATACAATTCAACATCTCCTTCGCGCCCCCTAAACCCAAGCCCAAGCCCCCCGTGTCTGACCAGCTTTTGGACCCCGACGACCTCTCCAGCGATCAGCTGATCATTCCGTGGATTGTCCGCGGTGAGGATGGAAAACTCAAGCTCCAGATGCACCCTCCCGCCCGTCTTCTCCACGCCATGGCCAATGCCGAGAccgaaaagaagaagaataagaagaaggaTAAGATCCCTGATAAAGTTAGCCCGGAGCCGAAGTATTCCAAGGCCGCCAGAAGGTTCTTTAACGAGAATTTCAAAAAGCCTGAGCAGCGCCTCAGCAAGGTTCTCGCCGCTACGGGAG TGGCGTCGAGGCGGAATAGCGAAGAGCTTATATTTGAAGGAAAGGTTACTGTTAATGGTTCTGTGTGCAAGGCTCCTCAG ACGCGAGTCGATCCTGCAAGGGATGTAATTTATGTCAATGGGAACCGCCTTCCTAAGAAGCAGCCTCCAAAGGTGTATTTTGCCCTGAACAAACCAAAAGG GTACATCTGCTCATCTGGTGATGTAGAGTCTAAATCCGTGTTGTGCCTATTTGACGATTATTTAAAGAGTTGG GGTAAAAAGTATCCAGGACTACCCAAACCACGATTATTCACTGTGGGCCGCCTTGATGTTGCCACAACTGGGTTGATTATTGTGACCAATGATG GAGATTGTGCTCAGAGACTTTCACATCCTTCATCTAACTTAACAAAGGA ATATATTGCAGCAATAGATGGCACTGTCACTAAGAGGCACTTATTTGCGATCAGTGAGGGGACAGTGATTGAGGGTATCCATTGCACTCCAGATTCAGTTGAGTTACTACCGCGACAAACAGATATATCAAGGCCTCGTCTTCGCATCGTG GTTCATGATGGAAGGAAACATGAAGTTCGAGAGCTTGTGAAAAGTGCTGGACTTGAG ATCCATTCATTAAAGAGGGTAAGAATTGGTGGCTTCAGACTTCCACCAGATCTCGG GTTAGGGAAGCACATTGAACTAAAACAAAGCGATCTGAAGTTAATGGGTGGGATAAGTTAA
- the LOC122288798 gene encoding kinesin-like protein KIN-UC isoform X1: protein MASRSSSNRSDRQPHHHVPLSGRTKPTSASRRSVTPTSRAHSFQADEDPGRVRVAVRLRPKNDEDVLSDDDFSDCVELQPELNRLKLRKNNWSSESYRFDEVFTETASQKRVYEVVAKPVVESVLNGYNGTIMAYGQTGTGKTYTLGKLGKDDAAGRGIMLRALEDIIGNISTSSDTIEVSYFQLYKESIQDLLAPEKTNIHINEDPKTGEVSLPGATVVKIQDLDNFLQLLQVGEGNRHAANTKMNTESSRSHAILMVHIRRAVNEKVNFGINSPEKGSRSDLFDGKDIPIVRKGKLLIVDLAGSERIDKSGSEGLLLEEAKFINLSLSSLGKCINALAENSPHIPTRDSKLTRLLRDSFGGTARTSLIITIGPSARHHAETASTIMFGQRAMRIVNTVKVKEEFDYESLCRKLENQVDNLTADIERQQKLRDDDKYELEKQLRECQENFAEANKILVTRSAEQHQLEKATYQKVLADTTQMYEKKIAELIKQIEDEHARSESVEEQLDLMKKLLSENQKSIQNHQMESSRHQNALADTTQIYEKKIAELVKQLQDEHARFEVAEEQLDLAKRLLTDHQKTMQGQKEIDELELKFQEMYQLQENTLHELQLLKSENKDLLEEKATLNEKLDSVSQRLSEEEKQRKAIENELVKLKRAVPENDNDFEDKTSYAKEDINKQSSEFGNRTGSYRSNQLRGTLSGQRATIAKICEEVGLQKILQLLASEDSDIQIHAVKVVANLAAEDINQKRIVDEGGLDALLMLLHSSENTTILRVVSGAIANLAMNEQNQGLIIDKRGAQLLAKIASKTDDPQTLRMVAGALANLCGNEKLLLLLKEDGGVKALLGMVRSGSSDVIAQVARGLANFAKCESRGIIQAGHRTGRSLLMDDGALAWLIANSNTASASTRRHIELALCHLAQNEDNANDFISGGGVKVLFGISEESSREDIRNLAKKSLRLNSSLQAEMHMQW from the exons ATGGCTTCCAGGTCTTCCTCTAATAGGTCCGACAGACAACCGCATCATCACGTTCCTCTTTCCGGTCGGACCAAGCCCACCTCCGCTTCCAGACGCTCTGTCACGCCAACTTCCCGAGCTCACTCTTTTCAAGCCGAcgaag ATCCTGGAAGGGTAAGAGTTGCTGTCAGACTTCGACCAAAAAATGACGAAGATGTACTTTCAGATGATGATTTTTCTGATTGTGTTGAGTTACAACCAGAG CTGAATCGGTTAAAGTTGAGGAAGAATAACTGGAGTTCTGAGTCTTACAGATTTGATGAAGTTTTTACAGAAACTGCCTCTCAAAAGCGTGTTTATGAAGTGGTTGCAAAACCAGTAGTTGAg AGTGTCTTGAATGGATATAATGGGACAATTATGGCTTACGGTCAAACAGGTACTGGTAAAACTTACACACTTGGAAAACTGGGTAAGGATGATGCAGCTGGGCGAGGTATTATGCTTAGAGCCCTTGAAGACATTATTGGCAATATATCCACTTCTTCTGATACTATCGAGGTCTCCTATTTTCAG CTGTATAAGGAATCTATACAAGATTTGCTTGCACCAGAAAAGACCAATATTCATATTAATGAGGACCCGAAGACTGGTGAAGTGTCATTGCCTGGTGCTACAGTTGTTAAAATTCAAGATCTTGATAATTTTCTACAGCTACTGCAAGTTGGTGAGGGAAACCGTCATGCAGCTAATACAAAGATGAATACAGAATCTTCTCGTAGTCATGCAATTTTAATG GTTCATATTCGAAGAGCTGTCaatgaaaaagtaaattttggGATAAATTCTCCAGAGAAGGGCAGTAGAAGTGATTTATTTGATGGCAAAGACATACCCATTGTCCGGAAAGGCAAGTTGCTGATTGTGGATCTCGCTGGATCTGAAAGGATTGACAAATCTG GAAGTGAAGGCCTCCTACTTGAAGAGGCTAAGTTTATTAATCTTTCTCTTAGTTCTCTTGGAAAATGTATAAATGCATTGGCTGAAAACAGCCCACATATACCTACTAGGGATTCAAAACTGACAAGATTGCTTCGTGACTCATTTGGAG GCACAGCAAGGACTTCACTTATTATAACAATTGGGCCATCTGCACGACACCATGCAGAAACAGCTAGCACAATAATGTTTGGACAGCGG GCAATGAGAATAGTAAACACTGTAAAGGTCAAAGAAGAATTTGATTATGAAAGTTTATGCCGGAAGCTTGAGAACCAAGTAGACAATCTAACTGCTGACATTGAAAGGCAACAAAAGCTGAGAGACGATGACAAGTACGAATTGGAAAAACAGCTCAGAGAGTGTCAGGAAAATTTTGCTGAAGCAAATAAAATTCTAGTCACAAGGTCTGCTGAG CAACACCAACTTGAAAAGGCTACATATCAGAAAGTACTGGCTGATACCACTCAGATGTATGAGAAGAAGATAGCAGAGTTGATTAAACAGATAGAGGATGAGCATGCACGGTCTGAAAGTGTGGAGGAACAATTAGACTTGATGAAGAAGCTCTTGAGTGAGAATCAAAAGTCAATTCAG AATCATCAAATGGAAAGTTCTAGACATCAAAACGCCCTTGCGGACACCACTCAgatttatgaaaagaaaatagcaGAGCTAGTTAAGCAATTACAGGATGAGCATGCCCGTTTTGAAGTTGCAGAGGAACAATTAGACTTGGCAAAGAGGCTCCTAACTGATCATCAAAAGACAATGCAG GGGCAGAAAGAGATTGATGAACTCGAGTTGAAGTTTCAAGAAATGTATCAGCTACAAGAAAATACTTTACATGAGCTACAGTTATTGAAATCAGAGAATAAAGACCTATTGGAAGAGAAG GCAACTCTGAATGAAAAACTTGATTCTGTGAGTCAAAGACTTTCAGAGGAAGAGAAGCAGAGGAAGGCTATTGAAAATGAGCTGGTTAAACTAAAGAGGGCTGTACCTGAAAATGATAATGATTTTGAG GACAAGACATCTTATGCAAAGGAAGATATAAATAAACAATCTTCAGAATTTGGGAACCGAACAGGTTCATACAGGTCAAATCAATTAAGAGGGACTCTCTCTGGTCAGAGGGCCACAATTGCAAAGATATGTGAAGAGG TTGGGCTTCAAAAGATTTTACAATTATTGGCATCTGAAGACTCAGACATACAAATTCATGCTGTGAAGGTGGTTGCCAATCTGGCTGCTGAAG ACATTAATCAGAAGAGGATTGTAGACGAAGGAGGTTTAGATGCTTTGCTTATGCTGTTGCACTCATCAGAAAATACAACTATTCTTAGAGTGGTGTCTGGGGCCATAGCCAATTTGGCAATGAATG AACAGAATCAAGGCTTGATAATTGACAAAAGAGGTGCTCAACTACTCGCAAAGATAGCATCTAAAACAGATGATCCACAGACTTTACGAATGGTTGCTGGTGCGCTTGCCAATTTATGTGGAAATG AAAAGCTACTCTTGTTGCTGAAAGAAGATGGAGGCGTCAAGGCACTTCTGGGAATGGTTAGATCTGGGAGCAGTGATGTCATTGCACAGGTTGCTAGAGGACTTGCTAACTTTGCAAAATGTGAATCCCGAGGAATTATTCAAG CAGGACATAGAACAGGCCGTTCGCTTCTAATGGATGATGGCGCACTTGCATGGTTGATTGCCAACTCCAACACAGCTTCGGCTTCAACCCGACGCCATATCGAGCTTGCTCTTTGCCATTTAGCACAAAATG AGGACAACGCCAACGACTTTATATCCGGTGGAGGGGTGAAAGTGCTTTTTGGAATATCGGAGGAGTCCAGTAGAGAAGATATCCGCAACCTTGCAAAGAAGTCACTCAGGCTGAATTCGTCTCTTCAAGCTGAGATGCATATGCAATGGTAG
- the LOC122288824 gene encoding putative ribosomal large subunit pseudouridine synthase SVR1, chloroplastic isoform X2 yields MMSKTPIFQKMATAMASFSTLHHLSFSLFSNPSLSLRPFRSFPRIINCSRSSPSPSSSSSSSSPSTSSIQFNISFAPPKPKPKPPVSDQLLDPDDLSSDQLIIPWIVRGEDGKLKLQMHPPARLLHAMANAETEKKKNKKKDKIPDKVSPEPKYSKAARRFFNENFKKPEQRLSKVLAATGVASRRNSEELIFEGKVTVNGSVCKAPQTRVDPARDVIYVNGNRLPKKQPPKVYFALNKPKGYICSSGDVESKSVLCLFDDYLKSWGKKYPGLPKPRLFTVGRLDVATTGLIIVTNDGDCAQRLSHPSSNLTKEYIAAIDGTVTKRHLFAISEGTVIEGIHCTPDSVELLPRQTDISRPRLRIVVHDGRKHEVRELVKSAGLEIHSLKRVRIGGFRLPPDLG; encoded by the exons ATGATGTCCAAAACCCCTATCTTTCAGAAAATGGCAACAGCAATGGCCTCATTCTCCACCCTACACCATCTCTCGTTCTCGCTCTTCTCCaacccctctctctccctcagaCCCTTCCGTTCATTTCCTCGCATCATAAACTGTTCACGCTCCTCGCCCTccccttcctcttcttcttcttcttcttccccttccacaTCTTCTATACAATTCAACATCTCCTTCGCGCCCCCTAAACCCAAGCCCAAGCCCCCCGTGTCTGACCAGCTTTTGGACCCCGACGACCTCTCCAGCGATCAGCTGATCATTCCGTGGATTGTCCGCGGTGAGGATGGAAAACTCAAGCTCCAGATGCACCCTCCCGCCCGTCTTCTCCACGCCATGGCCAATGCCGAGAccgaaaagaagaagaataagaagaaggaTAAGATCCCTGATAAAGTTAGCCCGGAGCCGAAGTATTCCAAGGCCGCCAGAAGGTTCTTTAACGAGAATTTCAAAAAGCCTGAGCAGCGCCTCAGCAAGGTTCTCGCCGCTACGGGAG TGGCGTCGAGGCGGAATAGCGAAGAGCTTATATTTGAAGGAAAGGTTACTGTTAATGGTTCTGTGTGCAAGGCTCCTCAG ACGCGAGTCGATCCTGCAAGGGATGTAATTTATGTCAATGGGAACCGCCTTCCTAAGAAGCAGCCTCCAAAGGTGTATTTTGCCCTGAACAAACCAAAAGG GTACATCTGCTCATCTGGTGATGTAGAGTCTAAATCCGTGTTGTGCCTATTTGACGATTATTTAAAGAGTTGG GGTAAAAAGTATCCAGGACTACCCAAACCACGATTATTCACTGTGGGCCGCCTTGATGTTGCCACAACTGGGTTGATTATTGTGACCAATGATG GAGATTGTGCTCAGAGACTTTCACATCCTTCATCTAACTTAACAAAGGA ATATATTGCAGCAATAGATGGCACTGTCACTAAGAGGCACTTATTTGCGATCAGTGAGGGGACAGTGATTGAGGGTATCCATTGCACTCCAGATTCAGTTGAGTTACTACCGCGACAAACAGATATATCAAGGCCTCGTCTTCGCATCGTG GTTCATGATGGAAGGAAACATGAAGTTCGAGAGCTTGTGAAAAGTGCTGGACTTGAG ATCCATTCATTAAAGAGGGTAAGAATTGGTGGCTTCAGACTTCCACCAGATCTCGGGTAA
- the LOC122288798 gene encoding kinesin-like protein KIN-UC isoform X2 — MASRSSSNRSDRQPHHHVPLSGRTKPTSASRRSVTPTSRAHSFQADEDPGRVRVAVRLRPKNDEDVLSDDDFSDCVELQPELNRLKLRKNNWSSESYRFDEVFTETASQKRVYEVVAKPVVESVLNGYNGTIMAYGQTGTGKTYTLGKLGKDDAAGRGIMLRALEDIIGNISTSSDTIEVSYFQLYKESIQDLLAPEKTNIHINEDPKTGEVSLPGATVVKIQDLDNFLQLLQVGEGNRHAANTKMNTESSRSHAILMVHIRRAVNEKVNFGINSPEKGSRSDLFDGKDIPIVRKGKLLIVDLAGSERIDKSGSEGLLLEEAKFINLSLSSLGKCINALAENSPHIPTRDSKLTRLLRDSFGGTARTSLIITIGPSARHHAETASTIMFGQRAMRIVNTVKVKEEFDYESLCRKLENQVDNLTADIERQQKLRDDDKYELEKQLRECQENFAEANKILVTRSAEQHQLEKATYQKVLADTTQMYEKKIAELIKQIEDEHARSESVEEQLDLMKKLLSENQKSIQNHQMESSRHQNALADTTQIYEKKIAELVKQLQDEHARFEVAEEQLDLAKRLLTDHQKTMQGQKEIDELELKFQEMYQLQENTLHELQLLKSENKDLLEEKATLNEKLDSVSQRLSEEEKQRKAIENELVKLKRAVPENDNDFEDKTSYAKEDINKQSSEFGNRTGSYRSNQLRGTLSGQRATIAKICEEVGLQKILQLLASEDSDIQIHAVKVVANLAAEDINQKRIVDEGGLDALLMLLHSSENTTILRVVSGAIANLAMNEQNQGLIIDKRGAQLLAKIASKTDDPQTLRMVAGALANLCGNEKLLLLLKEDGGVKALLGMVRSGSSDVIAQVARGLANFAKCESRGIIQGHRTGRSLLMDDGALAWLIANSNTASASTRRHIELALCHLAQNEDNANDFISGGGVKVLFGISEESSREDIRNLAKKSLRLNSSLQAEMHMQW; from the exons ATGGCTTCCAGGTCTTCCTCTAATAGGTCCGACAGACAACCGCATCATCACGTTCCTCTTTCCGGTCGGACCAAGCCCACCTCCGCTTCCAGACGCTCTGTCACGCCAACTTCCCGAGCTCACTCTTTTCAAGCCGAcgaag ATCCTGGAAGGGTAAGAGTTGCTGTCAGACTTCGACCAAAAAATGACGAAGATGTACTTTCAGATGATGATTTTTCTGATTGTGTTGAGTTACAACCAGAG CTGAATCGGTTAAAGTTGAGGAAGAATAACTGGAGTTCTGAGTCTTACAGATTTGATGAAGTTTTTACAGAAACTGCCTCTCAAAAGCGTGTTTATGAAGTGGTTGCAAAACCAGTAGTTGAg AGTGTCTTGAATGGATATAATGGGACAATTATGGCTTACGGTCAAACAGGTACTGGTAAAACTTACACACTTGGAAAACTGGGTAAGGATGATGCAGCTGGGCGAGGTATTATGCTTAGAGCCCTTGAAGACATTATTGGCAATATATCCACTTCTTCTGATACTATCGAGGTCTCCTATTTTCAG CTGTATAAGGAATCTATACAAGATTTGCTTGCACCAGAAAAGACCAATATTCATATTAATGAGGACCCGAAGACTGGTGAAGTGTCATTGCCTGGTGCTACAGTTGTTAAAATTCAAGATCTTGATAATTTTCTACAGCTACTGCAAGTTGGTGAGGGAAACCGTCATGCAGCTAATACAAAGATGAATACAGAATCTTCTCGTAGTCATGCAATTTTAATG GTTCATATTCGAAGAGCTGTCaatgaaaaagtaaattttggGATAAATTCTCCAGAGAAGGGCAGTAGAAGTGATTTATTTGATGGCAAAGACATACCCATTGTCCGGAAAGGCAAGTTGCTGATTGTGGATCTCGCTGGATCTGAAAGGATTGACAAATCTG GAAGTGAAGGCCTCCTACTTGAAGAGGCTAAGTTTATTAATCTTTCTCTTAGTTCTCTTGGAAAATGTATAAATGCATTGGCTGAAAACAGCCCACATATACCTACTAGGGATTCAAAACTGACAAGATTGCTTCGTGACTCATTTGGAG GCACAGCAAGGACTTCACTTATTATAACAATTGGGCCATCTGCACGACACCATGCAGAAACAGCTAGCACAATAATGTTTGGACAGCGG GCAATGAGAATAGTAAACACTGTAAAGGTCAAAGAAGAATTTGATTATGAAAGTTTATGCCGGAAGCTTGAGAACCAAGTAGACAATCTAACTGCTGACATTGAAAGGCAACAAAAGCTGAGAGACGATGACAAGTACGAATTGGAAAAACAGCTCAGAGAGTGTCAGGAAAATTTTGCTGAAGCAAATAAAATTCTAGTCACAAGGTCTGCTGAG CAACACCAACTTGAAAAGGCTACATATCAGAAAGTACTGGCTGATACCACTCAGATGTATGAGAAGAAGATAGCAGAGTTGATTAAACAGATAGAGGATGAGCATGCACGGTCTGAAAGTGTGGAGGAACAATTAGACTTGATGAAGAAGCTCTTGAGTGAGAATCAAAAGTCAATTCAG AATCATCAAATGGAAAGTTCTAGACATCAAAACGCCCTTGCGGACACCACTCAgatttatgaaaagaaaatagcaGAGCTAGTTAAGCAATTACAGGATGAGCATGCCCGTTTTGAAGTTGCAGAGGAACAATTAGACTTGGCAAAGAGGCTCCTAACTGATCATCAAAAGACAATGCAG GGGCAGAAAGAGATTGATGAACTCGAGTTGAAGTTTCAAGAAATGTATCAGCTACAAGAAAATACTTTACATGAGCTACAGTTATTGAAATCAGAGAATAAAGACCTATTGGAAGAGAAG GCAACTCTGAATGAAAAACTTGATTCTGTGAGTCAAAGACTTTCAGAGGAAGAGAAGCAGAGGAAGGCTATTGAAAATGAGCTGGTTAAACTAAAGAGGGCTGTACCTGAAAATGATAATGATTTTGAG GACAAGACATCTTATGCAAAGGAAGATATAAATAAACAATCTTCAGAATTTGGGAACCGAACAGGTTCATACAGGTCAAATCAATTAAGAGGGACTCTCTCTGGTCAGAGGGCCACAATTGCAAAGATATGTGAAGAGG TTGGGCTTCAAAAGATTTTACAATTATTGGCATCTGAAGACTCAGACATACAAATTCATGCTGTGAAGGTGGTTGCCAATCTGGCTGCTGAAG ACATTAATCAGAAGAGGATTGTAGACGAAGGAGGTTTAGATGCTTTGCTTATGCTGTTGCACTCATCAGAAAATACAACTATTCTTAGAGTGGTGTCTGGGGCCATAGCCAATTTGGCAATGAATG AACAGAATCAAGGCTTGATAATTGACAAAAGAGGTGCTCAACTACTCGCAAAGATAGCATCTAAAACAGATGATCCACAGACTTTACGAATGGTTGCTGGTGCGCTTGCCAATTTATGTGGAAATG AAAAGCTACTCTTGTTGCTGAAAGAAGATGGAGGCGTCAAGGCACTTCTGGGAATGGTTAGATCTGGGAGCAGTGATGTCATTGCACAGGTTGCTAGAGGACTTGCTAACTTTGCAAAATGTGAATCCCGAGGAATTATTCAAG GACATAGAACAGGCCGTTCGCTTCTAATGGATGATGGCGCACTTGCATGGTTGATTGCCAACTCCAACACAGCTTCGGCTTCAACCCGACGCCATATCGAGCTTGCTCTTTGCCATTTAGCACAAAATG AGGACAACGCCAACGACTTTATATCCGGTGGAGGGGTGAAAGTGCTTTTTGGAATATCGGAGGAGTCCAGTAGAGAAGATATCCGCAACCTTGCAAAGAAGTCACTCAGGCTGAATTCGTCTCTTCAAGCTGAGATGCATATGCAATGGTAG
- the LOC122288798 gene encoding kinesin-like protein KIN-UC isoform X3 — translation MLRALEDIIGNISTSSDTIEVSYFQLYKESIQDLLAPEKTNIHINEDPKTGEVSLPGATVVKIQDLDNFLQLLQVGEGNRHAANTKMNTESSRSHAILMVHIRRAVNEKVNFGINSPEKGSRSDLFDGKDIPIVRKGKLLIVDLAGSERIDKSGSEGLLLEEAKFINLSLSSLGKCINALAENSPHIPTRDSKLTRLLRDSFGGTARTSLIITIGPSARHHAETASTIMFGQRAMRIVNTVKVKEEFDYESLCRKLENQVDNLTADIERQQKLRDDDKYELEKQLRECQENFAEANKILVTRSAEQHQLEKATYQKVLADTTQMYEKKIAELIKQIEDEHARSESVEEQLDLMKKLLSENQKSIQNHQMESSRHQNALADTTQIYEKKIAELVKQLQDEHARFEVAEEQLDLAKRLLTDHQKTMQGQKEIDELELKFQEMYQLQENTLHELQLLKSENKDLLEEKATLNEKLDSVSQRLSEEEKQRKAIENELVKLKRAVPENDNDFEDKTSYAKEDINKQSSEFGNRTGSYRSNQLRGTLSGQRATIAKICEEVGLQKILQLLASEDSDIQIHAVKVVANLAAEDINQKRIVDEGGLDALLMLLHSSENTTILRVVSGAIANLAMNEQNQGLIIDKRGAQLLAKIASKTDDPQTLRMVAGALANLCGNEKLLLLLKEDGGVKALLGMVRSGSSDVIAQVARGLANFAKCESRGIIQAGHRTGRSLLMDDGALAWLIANSNTASASTRRHIELALCHLAQNEDNANDFISGGGVKVLFGISEESSREDIRNLAKKSLRLNSSLQAEMHMQW, via the exons ATGCTTAGAGCCCTTGAAGACATTATTGGCAATATATCCACTTCTTCTGATACTATCGAGGTCTCCTATTTTCAG CTGTATAAGGAATCTATACAAGATTTGCTTGCACCAGAAAAGACCAATATTCATATTAATGAGGACCCGAAGACTGGTGAAGTGTCATTGCCTGGTGCTACAGTTGTTAAAATTCAAGATCTTGATAATTTTCTACAGCTACTGCAAGTTGGTGAGGGAAACCGTCATGCAGCTAATACAAAGATGAATACAGAATCTTCTCGTAGTCATGCAATTTTAATG GTTCATATTCGAAGAGCTGTCaatgaaaaagtaaattttggGATAAATTCTCCAGAGAAGGGCAGTAGAAGTGATTTATTTGATGGCAAAGACATACCCATTGTCCGGAAAGGCAAGTTGCTGATTGTGGATCTCGCTGGATCTGAAAGGATTGACAAATCTG GAAGTGAAGGCCTCCTACTTGAAGAGGCTAAGTTTATTAATCTTTCTCTTAGTTCTCTTGGAAAATGTATAAATGCATTGGCTGAAAACAGCCCACATATACCTACTAGGGATTCAAAACTGACAAGATTGCTTCGTGACTCATTTGGAG GCACAGCAAGGACTTCACTTATTATAACAATTGGGCCATCTGCACGACACCATGCAGAAACAGCTAGCACAATAATGTTTGGACAGCGG GCAATGAGAATAGTAAACACTGTAAAGGTCAAAGAAGAATTTGATTATGAAAGTTTATGCCGGAAGCTTGAGAACCAAGTAGACAATCTAACTGCTGACATTGAAAGGCAACAAAAGCTGAGAGACGATGACAAGTACGAATTGGAAAAACAGCTCAGAGAGTGTCAGGAAAATTTTGCTGAAGCAAATAAAATTCTAGTCACAAGGTCTGCTGAG CAACACCAACTTGAAAAGGCTACATATCAGAAAGTACTGGCTGATACCACTCAGATGTATGAGAAGAAGATAGCAGAGTTGATTAAACAGATAGAGGATGAGCATGCACGGTCTGAAAGTGTGGAGGAACAATTAGACTTGATGAAGAAGCTCTTGAGTGAGAATCAAAAGTCAATTCAG AATCATCAAATGGAAAGTTCTAGACATCAAAACGCCCTTGCGGACACCACTCAgatttatgaaaagaaaatagcaGAGCTAGTTAAGCAATTACAGGATGAGCATGCCCGTTTTGAAGTTGCAGAGGAACAATTAGACTTGGCAAAGAGGCTCCTAACTGATCATCAAAAGACAATGCAG GGGCAGAAAGAGATTGATGAACTCGAGTTGAAGTTTCAAGAAATGTATCAGCTACAAGAAAATACTTTACATGAGCTACAGTTATTGAAATCAGAGAATAAAGACCTATTGGAAGAGAAG GCAACTCTGAATGAAAAACTTGATTCTGTGAGTCAAAGACTTTCAGAGGAAGAGAAGCAGAGGAAGGCTATTGAAAATGAGCTGGTTAAACTAAAGAGGGCTGTACCTGAAAATGATAATGATTTTGAG GACAAGACATCTTATGCAAAGGAAGATATAAATAAACAATCTTCAGAATTTGGGAACCGAACAGGTTCATACAGGTCAAATCAATTAAGAGGGACTCTCTCTGGTCAGAGGGCCACAATTGCAAAGATATGTGAAGAGG TTGGGCTTCAAAAGATTTTACAATTATTGGCATCTGAAGACTCAGACATACAAATTCATGCTGTGAAGGTGGTTGCCAATCTGGCTGCTGAAG ACATTAATCAGAAGAGGATTGTAGACGAAGGAGGTTTAGATGCTTTGCTTATGCTGTTGCACTCATCAGAAAATACAACTATTCTTAGAGTGGTGTCTGGGGCCATAGCCAATTTGGCAATGAATG AACAGAATCAAGGCTTGATAATTGACAAAAGAGGTGCTCAACTACTCGCAAAGATAGCATCTAAAACAGATGATCCACAGACTTTACGAATGGTTGCTGGTGCGCTTGCCAATTTATGTGGAAATG AAAAGCTACTCTTGTTGCTGAAAGAAGATGGAGGCGTCAAGGCACTTCTGGGAATGGTTAGATCTGGGAGCAGTGATGTCATTGCACAGGTTGCTAGAGGACTTGCTAACTTTGCAAAATGTGAATCCCGAGGAATTATTCAAG CAGGACATAGAACAGGCCGTTCGCTTCTAATGGATGATGGCGCACTTGCATGGTTGATTGCCAACTCCAACACAGCTTCGGCTTCAACCCGACGCCATATCGAGCTTGCTCTTTGCCATTTAGCACAAAATG AGGACAACGCCAACGACTTTATATCCGGTGGAGGGGTGAAAGTGCTTTTTGGAATATCGGAGGAGTCCAGTAGAGAAGATATCCGCAACCTTGCAAAGAAGTCACTCAGGCTGAATTCGTCTCTTCAAGCTGAGATGCATATGCAATGGTAG